AGTTTTGATAACGAAACGACGATTTAGTTTGCATATTTGTGTTGCCACTTTTAACTGATTTAGTTGAACCGCCAACTGTTGTGGTAATTCTGGGATAACTAGACAGAGGAATACTACCAGGAATGCTTCTTAACTCAGCCTTACCTACCGCATCCTTCAACTGTATTGATATTTCGTTATCATCTAATTGATCGTCCGTTTCCGGCGGCCTGTTGTCTCTCGATGGCAAAGTTTCAAGATCATTATAATCATCAAGGAGCATGGATACTGTACGCGATCCAGGCGAATCGTTAAACATCAACTTATCTTTTGATGTAAAACTTTCTGAATTCGTACTCATTaccactttttcttcaatatatttatcaaatagTAAAATGTTGTACTACAGTGCCATAATAAATTGTATAAAAAAGATTTCAAACAAGGATACAAATAAGGAGGAATGACATAAAGTGAGtttcaagaaaaacaaaaattcGAGAAcaagaataaaagaaatacaaatcGGAAatccttttatttttcggAAAGCGTTTTTCAGAAAAGATGTACTAACAGGGAAACTGGGACTATTATAaagatacaaaaaaaaaaacataaaatTCCTTAGCGGCTACCTATTTTAAAAATATCGAATCTATAATATTGCGTAGCATAGAATGTAAATCGTTttatataaagaaagaaatattcTCAAATCCGTTGAAGCATTGATGCATATTTGAGTCATTCTGATCCGATAAGATCTGACCCAtaactttatttcttatctCAGATAATTTATGATTGCTCTCATTTAGCATGCTTTCACTGACAGGTGGAAATGTGTCTGTATCCATCAACTCCTTATTCCGTTTATATATTAACTGAACTTGCTTGTTCAAATTGGTGCTCGAAAAGCTTAAGAAAAGATCTCTGCTAATGTTAAGAGAGACCGTGCTATCCAATCCCCTCAATGTATCCAGAGAGTGAATAAAATCAATTCTGTCACCTGATCCAAGAAGATAAATATTCAACCTTTCGAGAATCTTGTAAACATTAATGACGGCTTGGTTTTCGTAATAAATAAGGGGAAACCTCGATGTACCGGCGAGCCTCGTCATTAACGTAAGAGACTTAATGATATAGACAAGATCATCCGAAGTATACACAATTAGACCGCAAATAACATCAGTAAATACTGTAACCCAATTGCTGAAATGAAACCAATAGTTTCTATCACGCAAAACTAATGATATATGTGCTGATATAATCATTGATAATGGAACTATTGACGAAAGTCTCTGGTCATCATCTACAAAGCCACCTTTGTCAAGACAATAGCCCACAAGTTCCTTTCTGAAATCTTCCCAAGTGTTATCCTTCAATGCCGCAAAATACTTGCTGAGAAGTAAAAAATACACTTCATTTGAACTGGACATCGACTCAAGTTCATCACTTAGGGAAGACAAGATAGTTGTGATGCAAAGCTGCCCTTTTAGAAGTACAAATTCTGGAACACTTTCAACAATATTGCCAAGAACGGTACACAAATATCTTGCCAACCGAGTTGCGTATTTTGTATATCCCTCCATGCGCaactttccatttttaagACGCACATACTCCTTTTCCATTGCCTTGACAAATTCGACAATGTATAGCTTAtgcctttttttatccatTTCAGACTCCTTTATTCCTTTCACTAAACATGAAAGAATCTTCACAGAAAGCTGTTGATGATATAGTTTTAGATCTGCTTCAGTGAATTTAGATGGATCCAATCCGCTTCTGAATTTCACATATTTTTGCATGAAATCTTGCGCTGCCAGCAATGTGAAGAACTCAACGAAATACGAATTCAATTCTAACGGTAGATTTTTCATCAAGACGACAAAAAAGTTCTCATGTAAATACCTGAGATCGACCGGCCTATAAAACTTCAACATAGCAGCATAGAACGGTAACTCAAACTTGTTACGGGCGGACTCGTTAGAAAAATATTGCCACTCAATGTAGGCTAAAGACCCAGCAGTAACATTAAGTCTCGACGACAAATATACCCACAGGTTGAGACACTTCACTTTCAAAGTATCATTAAAGATATCATCGGCTGATATAATATTCTTAAGCAATGGgatcatttcatttttcaattttgtcTGAACTGACTTCAAAATCTCGGCATCCGTAGCCTCCATAATCCTCTTCAATATTTTAAGCATTAAAAGGGGAACATATGCGGCTCTTGTGTGAAAATCAacctttttcaatttcaagaaaatgcaaGCAAGTTCCATACAAAGTGTCAATTTCTCACCATCATCTATGCATTCACCCAATTGATTATCGAAGCAATCAACAATATTTCGCAAACTATCGGAAACGAGAGTAACACTTAACTCATTGTTATTTATTGCCGCGACAACCTCCGGCATAACCATTTGTACGATATCAAATGAAATTCGAtgaaagagatgaaaataGCACCTCAAAACAACAAGTAACAGGTCAAGTGAAGACTTATAACTCTCAGAAGTTCTGTACTCCAACAATGCCTTAAGTATAACCCTAAAGTGACCAATGAAATCTGCTCTGAAAAGATACGACATCACAAGCATTAAGTTTGCTCTATTTCTAAGCAAAGCAACAGTGCTGGTCTTTATAGAAGCAATGGGCACAAGCTTTTCGACCAACGTAGATTTCTGGACAGAGTTAGCAGGGTCATTTACAAAATAAACCAACAGTTTGAGGTACATATCCAAACAACCATCTCTGTCCATAAACTGAGTTGTAACTGGCAAAGCTGAATACCATAGTATAGTTGACCTGTTTGACCCCATATTCTCAAACTTCACGTAAGTCAATAATCTATACATTTTAAGGAGTACAGCCTCTTCAAGGTTCCAAGAAAGATCGTAATGAACTTTTTGTACCAGctgaaatataattttccaTCGAGACGAATTCTTGCAGTCTTTAAGTTTGTCTAATTCAAGCAGAAAATAAGTCCAATCTGTTGTTACTGGAATTCTCGAGTGACAGAAATATAAGAATCCGAGAACACCATCGAGCGCAAAGTCGAATTTTGTTGACAAACCTGCAACACGACTCCATGGGTTAACCGCAAAAAGCATCATTAGACAAGCAGACTCATATATTAAAGAACCCACGCCTGATTTTGTTTGGAAGTATCGGATGATCTTTCTGAGAGGTAATTTACAGAAAACAGTTATGTACTGGTCCTGTGAATGACGAAATTCTTCAGCATAATTCTTAAAATCAGAAGACTTCTTTTCCAGCGTAAAGTTTTGTAACAATTGCATGTATACAATCTGGTATGGTAATGCAATCAAattaatctttttgttcGACGTTGAAACTATGCAGGAACGACAAAATGTAAGTAATAATTCACCAACTTCATGAACACCTCGGGgatcatttttattcaagTTCCACAGTAGTTGAATAATTTGAATCAAGCATTTCCTCATCTGATTTAAAGTTTCTGGGCCTGTGCTTTTAGGAAAGTTCAATGATGATCTCATGGAATCAAGCAAAATTTTAAGAGATGATTTGAGCTCACCGGTAACATCAAATGTGGATAAGTTAAATTGAACTGTTCCAAATTCAAAGGATATACTTCCATTTTTATGATAAAGACCATCTAATTTGAGACTCTCTTGAATAAGACCCGAGTAGACAACCGACTTCGGGCTTAAGTGAAGCGATGAAAACAATTCTGGCCCAATATCTGAAATCTGAATCTTTGTACCCGCCAAAGATAAAGGAATatgattttttgtttcagcTATGATTTCAATATCGTTAGACTCCCTACCCCTTTTAATTCCGGCTTTATCAGCTTCATTTGAAAAGTCTGTATTCTCTTCTGGAAATGTTTGTGACTCTTCGATTTGTGGAGTTCCAACCACCTTTTTTCGACCAAAGTAAAACCTTTCTTAAGATTTGTGTAATTGCCCAAAGGTACATTATTTTGATGCTTCTGTTTTCGATTTGTACTACTTTGcttatcttcatcctttGTGTGACCTCTGTCATAATTATTCGTAGTTGCAACTTTTGTCAATAACTTAGGGTTATGATTTCTATAATGACGAGTATGTTGTGGATTGAATGAATTCCGTGGTCTATGACCACCAGATATGTGGTCTGTTCTCCTGCCGATCCTGCGGCAAATTTTAACTGGTCTAAAATGAGAAATACTTTCACCTTGAAGATTTCGTGGCTCTAAAGGATGCTTGTGCAATTTTAAGTGATGACTAAAATGCGTCTGATTTCCTTTATGATCTCTGACAGTCGGGCCACCAGAGTATAATGCTGAATAATGCTTGGCACGCTTACTTCTTCTAGAGGCATAAGTTCTTGGACGCTTAGAACGAGGAGCACGGCTAAGCATGTAGTTAATACCAGCAtgatcatcttcttctgcacTTGCATCCATATCCATATCATCCTTCATTTTGCGAACAAAGTTATCGTAATCATCAATTCCTactgcatcatcatcattagTTTCGTTGCCATTAAAAGCCATGTATGGGTGTGGTTCATTCGGATTATCACTCTCAGAAACAGgtatttcaaatatatcGTCAGGAGTGGGACTGGGGCTTTTCTGTAAATCAAGATCTATTCGATGATACTCTGCTGGATCGTCATCAGCAGGACCTTCGGATCCAGCTGGTGCAAGGAAGTCGTCAGCAATCTGGTTACGGACGGGATTGGATTTGTATGGTCCGCTGATCTTCCTCGCAATACCTTTTCGAGGAAACatgctttcttcatctaATTGAGGTCCGCTTTTGTAGCTATTGTTAGCTCTTCCGGAATGCTTATGATTACTCACTTTGTAAAAAGAGGCCGGAAGAACGCCTCTTAAAGCGGTTCTTCTATTAAGAATCCTATTCCTGAAGACAAAATTTTCTCCCTCTATTGAATTTTCGGCAGATTCCATGGATATAGAAGATGCCAACTCACTATCACTACGAATCTCATAGACACTACTCCCGTCAGATGATTCCGAATTATAACCTGTTCCAAGTGTATCCTCCTTTGAGTCAGCCATCAACTTTTTGTTGATTGACCTTATACTATCGGGTTGTAAATATTCTTCATCCGATGTTTCTGTATCATCCAGATCTAGAAATCCATTCATAGtgtcttcattttctgccTGCTTTTCGGCATAATGCTTATCAAATCCACCTAAACGTCGATTTTCCTCATCTAAGTACGCTTTATATGTTCGCTTAGAAAATGGGCCCAATAATATACCTTTGTCTAGTAAAGAGTCCCTCTTCTGCttatatttcttctccaagAACAACATTATATCGCCATATGACTTTCCAGAGTCATACAATTCATTTAAAGTGTACAGTGTGCAAAGGCCCAAATGTACACTAGTATCAGCCACATAGACATGATCCTGTGAAAATTTATGACGTCTCATCCTTGACGCAATTCCATCATTATAATTTTCCTGAATTGCAAGGTCGGATTTGTTCACTTGATGCTCATCTGCATTATTTTCAGCAGATGCACCGACTGAATCACCATCAATAAGcatttcaacatcatcattcaTGTCAGCCTGGTTACTTTGAGAGATGTTAGAATAATTTGCAATCTGAATGGACCTAGACCCATTTTGAGAATCACCTTCGTCAACAGTATACTGAGATGGCTCCACAGAACTTGAAAGGTGTAAAGAATCATTATCGACATTAGGTGACAAACCATCACCATCATTATGTGATAAACCATCGGCAACATTAGGTGATAAACAATCAACTACACCATCTATTGGTTCCAAACGTTTATCTTCGGTTGTATCCTTTGAAATCTCATGTCCAGTTTCAATTTCCAAGTTTGGTGGTGAAATCGCATTTATTATAATATGGCGTTCATCTGTATTATCAGCACCCTCTTTCGGATTCTTATCAACGACAATCTCACTGTCTGTGTCATCAGAATGTTCATCCATATTTACTTCCAGATCTGTGTTTTGATCAGCTTGTACCTGCTCATCATCTGTAGTATCATCATCCGTACTGGAAACATCGCTCAAATCTCGCTCGTATAATACTCGAAGTTGTTTCAAATCGTTCTTGTTCTTTGGAGTTGGTTCTGCTAGTTCGTAATACGTACGACCACCCCTTGATGTTTGATAATTTCTGAAGTCCTTAACGTACATGGagaagctttttttcttaaacCTAAACAACTTCACCCCAATTCGTTTGTATAATTTTCGTATCTTTTTGTACTTCCGCTCAAGCATATGAAGTATCTCATCATCAGTAAACCCACTTTTTGAAAGCTTATTTAACTGATTTCTGGAtgcaagatgaagatattctGCGAGGTCCGCAGTGTAAATATGGCGTTGTGCAAATGCATGACGACGTGATCTCGTAGTGGgtaaaacaagaaaatcatCGGTCAATGGTGCCAACTCCTTCAATATATGTTCTTGTCGCTTCCATATCCTTTTCCGCTTCTCCTGGGTTTCCAAATGTAATATTAGATTACGTGTTAAAGGTGAATTTTCGTCATCCGATTGTGAGTCCGGTATAGACAATGTATCAGACATGGCCTCATAGAAATGCGGGCATAAAAAAGTGTGATTACCTCTtaaatttctcttttgctGATTTCAATATATGTCCAAACACTGTGTGACTGATGAAATGTGCCGCTTTAAATTGGTGAAATACCACCCAGCTAAAAATCATGCTCTTTCACGCGTGAGCATCTATTTACTTTATTGCCACTATGCGAACATATCGTAAATAGTCACGtgaaaaactttttttttgggaaatTCGCTAGGATTTCCTGAAAACCGCTACTctccttcctttttaaaaaacaaatattggGTAACGGATGGACATTTGCAGTATGCTTAGGAATACACAAAAGTGAGATAACCTTGAGTGCCTAAACaaaacttcatcttttttggGAATCAATATGGAATAGCAAATTACATGTATGTGTACAGAAGgcataagaaaagaaaacaaaccGGGGACTTTTGATTTGGTTGAGCATGCTATGTCTGTAATACAATGCAAGACAGTTATTTTATTGTCAAAATTAGTACCAGTTGCAGGGATTCTCAGGCTGGAGCGCAAATTTACGATATACCCACTTCTCACCGTTTATCACCATCAAGCTCCCATACCAATCAAGAATGCAAAAAACTACACAAAGGAAGTTGTCTtccgaaaaaaattgaaattcaaatataaCAGGGAATATGTTTGTGTATGCATGCTTCTATGGAAAAGACGCTAGCCCTATTATGGGAGGCATACCGTGTATTGAGAATTATCGAAAATTCTATGGGTAGGATGTGGGGAGCTTCCGTTCGAtttcagaagaaagaaaaaaaaaaagagagaggaaaaataaaatgaaataaaagcgaaatgaaaataactagtgaataaaaaaaaaaaagaaaacaagcGAAGACTTCCTCAATGCAATGTGCCCGAAGCTCGGTGGTTATCCGCGTTAAATTTTGTCATCGCATATCTGATTTAACCTGGACTTCATTCGAGcaatattcaaagtttCTTTGTAAAAACGGTTGCATAATACTATAAACAATTAACTATTTGCCGTGAGATGTCGGAAAGGACCGAGTCAGTGACCGATTCTGCAGGATTATCGGATTCTGCTTCTAGAAGATCTTCATATGGATATGCACAGTCCACATCACATTCCTCCCAAAGGCACTCTAGTCACCAATCTGTAGGACACAGAAGACTGCGAGGCCATGTTCCAACAATACCAACAGCAACAGCCCAATTGCTTACATCTACAAAGGCTCTTTTGCAATCTCTAACTTTATGGGCAAGCAAAACCGCAACAGTGTCGGATGtttctgaaaattttgttcATGTTGGCGATAACTTTAAAGCATTGAGGAAATCATACTCCACTGCCGGCGTCTCCGTTTCAGATATCAAGgatattccaaaaatgttACGACAAGTGCTTGAAGAGTCGTTGGTTCTCGAGCCATCACAACAATCGTTGGATATCTTTCTACCCCGCGTTGGACAGATTATTACTGAATTGATGAAGACATTGAAGGTCAAACAGGGTGAGCTACAGAGGCATTCCGAAGATCGAAGGTCGTCGATTGCATCTTCCGTCTCAAATGCTTCTCCAAGACCAGTATCATCCTTTCCGGGTGCTGGTGCTCAGAAGGTGTTAGACTCTTTGGACGATTCATCCGATGTGAGCCCAGCGGTTTCAGCGGCTAGAGGAAGTACTCTAAGCAAGCTTCAgacttcaacttcaaaggATCCTTTGGAAAGACTTCAAAACAACCATGCCTTGATGAGGAGGGCTTCTAAGAGATATAGCGCGTATCAGACATCGAAGATTCTTTCGATGAATAAGCATGTTTCCGGTGTTCCAACTGCAAACCCAGATTCAACACCTTTGTCATCACCGAAGCAAGTTGCCAAATCTCCGATATTGGATCCTTCAGTTGTTGCCGCGGATGTGTCAACCCCTCTTCAAAAGGAGGTGACGAAAAATATAGAAGAGTCGAAATTGGCCAATAGGTTATCGCAAGCTGTAGTTGGTTCAGCTGGTGGTGACTTGTCAGAGAAAACATTTTATGACAGTAGTAGTGAAGGGGAGGGTAAACTTTTCTTGAAGCTAAATAACAAAGTCAAGAAAGTCAAACTGCAACTACCAACTACGAAGGCTACCATAAAAGTCTTATTCACACAAAAATTTGGCTTTACTCCAAGCGGCGATGAATATCCAGCTATCTATATTCAGGATAGTCCAAGCGAAATAGCATATGAATTGGAAGATATTGCTGATATACATGATGGTTCAATTTTGACGTTTGAGCCACAAAACTCTACAACTATAATCTGTGATCATCTCGACAAAAAGTTCGATTACATTAAGGACGAAATATCGCGTCTTCAATTAATATCAGAGAAGGATTCAACTAAGGAGAAGGATAATACAGTGGAGAAAGAGACCTCTGATAGCAGTACAAAGTTGCATAATCCAAAGTTGGCAGACGAGATTCAGAGGGAGGTGCGTGAACTCAAATTTGAACTTGGAAAAGTTCGGCAGCAACATGTCAAGGCTAAGAAGGCGTTGACAGATAGCGTGACCGAAGTTCTATCACTTATCCAGAAACTACAGGCTGTTGGTGCTTCTCCTACTGGAGTTATCAGTGATCCATACATGGATCATTGCCGAACAAAAGTTAGCGGTGAATGCGAGTCCTTGGTGAGCAGAATCGATAATCTGCAAGATTTGATCGAAGTTATGAAGATTGACATCAGTAAAAGACGTAGCAGACCTTCAAAGAAGCAGTTGGATCACGTTAAGAAGGAAGTTATGAATACAAAGCAGAAGCTAGGATCTCTAACAGGATATACaattaaagaaaggaagaactGGAATAGCCGCTGGCAGGCTGAATTAACAGCTATCCttgaagagcaagaatttttcaaagagCAAGATACAATCATTCAACTATTAGGTGAGGATCTTGGTTCTGCAGAGGAGACATTCGATCTCATTTTAAAGTGTTGTGAAGAGCTGGAAAAAAACTCAGgaatgaagaaatatcCAAACTTACCTGTTGTTGACCCATCAGTTTCCATGAAAGATGTGAAAAGCCTTGTTTTACAGGAAGTTGAGAATCTCAACCCTGATCATGAACAACGTGTCGAGGCCATCATGAAGGCagagaaaataagaaagatCGAGAGGAAAATGAACAATAAAACTGCCTTCGAGCAAGAACTTGGCGATTTTGttggaaatgaaaagttgaaggaCAGCGGAGGAATTGATGAGGTGGAACGtcagagaaagaagaaggacgaagaaaatttgaagaatcaATTTAAGAATGTGCCTATGCCCTCAACTTAAAAGGTCAATGGAAATAAGAATGTATACATTTACAGGCTAATATAGCATTAATTAAATACGTAATATGATGATTAAGCAAAGTGAGTATTAATGAGAGATATCTTAAGTTGAAGAGGGAATGCGTGTGTACTATTGGGTCATTTAAATGTAATTCGTTTCGACTGAATTAGTCCCATAATTGGTTTCTCAAGAGCAGAATAGGCAAGATCCATGGACTGAAGGTTAACTCTTGTATTAACAAGATCAATCAAATTTTTAACAAACAAATCAAATTCTGCTTTAAGACAGTTCTCTCTTTTATGCATCAGCTTGTACGAGGAAATGAATCTCAGTGTAAATGCCtgcaaaatattttttatgttttcttcaacattctCTTGACTGCTGGCATTTATGTCAAAAAGAGGACTGTTCAAATTTGTAGCAAAAGTATACTCCATTCTTCTAAATAGCTTCGGAAATGAAAGCATAGGTAAGGCATCCGTTCTGTATGTGTCAATACCTTTGGTAAAGGACATTGATGCCAGGTCCAAATTCAAACCAACAAACTGTAACTCCGTCTCAGAATATTTCGTTTTCAAGTGATTAATATGCAAATTAAACTTTTCGATGGGTCTGCAAGTCAACTTGCGAATTGTTTGAATTGCACGCTTACTGgttgaaagaaataagaaatcaTCAACCAAACGCAATACCAGAGTTTCTTGTTTATCTACATCTGGAATCACATTCCTGAAAAATTCAGTAACATCATCGTAAACCaagtcaaaaaaaacacCAGATAATTGAAATCCTTGGAAAACGCCATTCTTCCTGCAGTATGTGACACCGTGATACAAAATTGAGGTTTCATTCAATTGCTTATGGACAAAATCAATAATATCGGATTTTGATAATACAATTGGCGTTTCATTCTGAACAATAATATTACAATTATTTGCCTTTGGGATCTTTTGTTCTAGGGAGGAGTTGAAGACGACAGAACATCTCTTTGAAGTtatgtatttatttctcACAACTCTATATTGATTCACACAGATGTTGTCAAGAGGATAGTGCTTGTCAAGCTTTGCCTTAACAACATTTTCAACTAAATCAATCGGTAGATAGTCGTACGCACTCTTAACATCCAATTTTAGGGCATATACTTTCGGAACACACCGATAGCGGGAAATAAGATCCTGCCGATATCTGGCAACACGACCCACCAGATCAGCAacagaaaatatggaatttTCAGCCTTCAGAGAACGTAGTATCCGCCCAACTGGCTTCATAAGTTTTGCTTGATATTCCGTATATgcaaattcttcttcttgatttCCTTTGTAAGGGGCGGCAATTAAACGAAAGTCATGGGGCTTTGGAagtatcttcatcttggcAAGAAACGTATCGTTATcaaaaaagcttttaaaCGAAGAATGTGCATATTCTACCTTTTGAAGGTGAGCTGAGAAATACCGTCGTCTGAACCTGGAAGATATACTCTTCCAACATTCATGACGATAATAATATAACTTTGTTGACTGTGATGCCTCTGTAACATGAAAAAATGAACCAATGAGTTTGCAGAGAAAGCACCCAAAGAACCATTTTATATATGTCTCAAACATCTGTGACGCTCGACAAAACTCTTGCTTCGTCATCTTCATTGATGCTTGAGGCTTTACCCAACTAATTTCGGTTAGCTTCATACCATTAATAAGTGTTTTAACATCAATGAACTCACCAAATCGCACATTTACAAACAGTGAAATTGCATCACACAACAACCGTTTATTATAATTGCAGCCAACGTGTTCCAATGGAAACAATTTATCAATTATTATTAGAAGAAAGCGTACAATATGCTGCTTTTTGGTTGccattttcaaataattatCACCTTTCAAATGAACCTGACCACAAACCGAATCCAAAATATAAGGATACTCGCATTTGAAATGGGAATGGTTCTTGATCACTATGCCAATCAGTTTTGATAATTTCCTATACCGTTTAGGAAGATgatttttggaagaaagTTCAGCaccaaatatttcatttagACAAGCCCTCGGACCATTGGGAAGTGGCTCCAATCCATCAAGattatattcttctttataCATCATGGATTTGAAATTTATCGATCTGTAATCCAACCCCTTCCTTAAATAAGACAGCTCCTTCAAAGGGCCCCATAATTTCTGATGTGTACTTTTTAAGTGTGCACTGTACTGCAAAATCAACAGCAAGAATGATTCGGGACCCAATATTGCATGAATCATACGAAACAACGGACTCTTCAGAAGTTGTACTGGTATACTTATACCTGTGCAAACAAGACTATTACTTGCATTTCTGATTTGATTTCCATGTATATAAGCGATCGTAAGAGCATCAACAGTATCATTACTTGCAAAATATTGTACGATACGATCAATAAGTTTATCATGATCTTCGAACTCAGCAGAATACAAAAGGTGAGAAGGTGTTTGCCGATGAACTTCTAAGGAATGTAACAATATATCATTGCAAAGCCTGTCAGTTTCATTCCCGAAATTGTTATCGCTTATCAACTGTTGATAAACTTGTCGGTGTTGATACCTTAGGATAAACTCTCGCAAAGAGAGCATTAGCATTAAAGCATTAAAACAACCTTAATTTGCACTGAAAAGTAAACAAACACCGTCAAAGTAAAACGACTATATGTAGTGAGTTTACAAACTTTTGAATTTCAgcctttttctccttttcttctgttcTTTATTCTGTTCAAAAGATCCGATTGTAAACTTTACTCACCAAAATCCATGAAGAGTTTTAAATCAACGAGATTGTTGAACGAAAAGACGAAATTTGAGAATGTCAATAATTTATTcgattcatttttttttcacatatTCGTAATCATGATTCTACTACCGGATCCTCTAGTATCCTCTACATATATTTAACAATTTGGCAATCTCCACATGAACGAATGTCATTCGTAAAAAATTGCGTCCATTTTAGTGTACTATCTAAGCTCTaaacttgaaaattttatcGCATATGCCAATCATTATATCGTGTCAGCATATCATCAGATAAAAAGCATCATATGACGGCATTAGACACTGCAACTTATCACATCAATTACCAGAAGTATACATTTTATGATGAATATAAGAGAATTCAACCAAACATAAAGACAACTCAGCCACAACTTACAAAATTTTGGTCTGTGTCTTTAGATCCAAAGTACACCTCAGAAATACTCAGATTTATAAAGCAGAAATTCAGCGCCGATGACTATTTAAAACAAATCAAACGTATAAAAAAGGTTATGGATGATAGCAAACATTTCCATCTTGAAATATTAATTTGTCCAGTTCAGCATATGGAATCACATGTATTGATTGATATGTTAAAAAAGTGGCTGAATACACCTTCCGATTTTGAACTCACATTGACAACAGCATCTGTCCCTTTAAATAAGCCATATAGCAAGGAACTATGTATGTCATGGTCACAATTATATTGGCCACTAGTATGGAAGGGGAACCCTATGGTCCAAGAAATCCGAGAGAGTTATAAAAACTTCAAAAGGGGTACCGTTGAAAGGTATCTAAAGGAAGCGTGCAATTTATCAAACAGTTCAAGTGCCTCTTACCCAATTGCGACAATAATAGTTGACCCAATC
This sequence is a window from Brettanomyces bruxellensis chromosome 5, complete sequence. Protein-coding genes within it:
- a CDS encoding uncharacterized protein (BUSCO:EOG09261I1I) — encoded protein: MSERTESVTDSAGLSDSASRRSSYGYAQSTSHSSQRHSSHQSVGHRRLRGHVPTIPTATAQLLTSTKALLQSLTLWASKTATVSDVSENFVHVGDNFKALRKSYSTAGVSVSDIKDIPKMLRQVLEESLVLEPSQQSLDIFLPRVGQIITELMKTLKVKQGELQRHSEDRRSSIASSVSNASPRPVSSFPGAGAQKVLDSLDDSSDVSPAVSAARGSTLSKLQTSTSKDPLERLQNNHALMRRASKRYSAYQTSKILSMNKHVSGVPTANPDSTPLSSPKQVAKSPILDPSVVAADVSTPLQKEVTKNIEESKLANRLSQAVVGSAGGDLSEKTFYDSSSEGEGKLFLKLNNKVKKVKLQLPTTKATIKVLFTQKFGFTPSGDEYPAIYIQDSPSEIAYELEDIADIHDGSILTFEPQNSTTIICDHLDKKFDYIKDEISRLQLISEKDSTKEKDNTVEKETSDSSTKLHNPKLADEIQREVRELKFELGKVRQQHVKAKKALTDSVTEVLSLIQKLQAVGASPTGVISDPYMDHCRTKVSGECESLVSRIDNLQDLIEVMKIDISKRRSRPSKKQLDHVKKEVMNTKQKLGSLTGYTIKERKNWNSRWQAELTAILEEQEFFKEQDTIIQLLGEDLGSAEETFDLILKCCEELEKNSGMKKYPNLPVVDPSVSMKDVKSLVLQEVENLNPDHEQRVEAIMKAEKIRKIERKMNNKTAFEQELGDFVGNEKLKDSGGIDEVERQRKKKDEENLKNQFKNVPMPST